The following are encoded together in the Culex pipiens pallens isolate TS chromosome 1, TS_CPP_V2, whole genome shotgun sequence genome:
- the LOC120413705 gene encoding uncharacterized protein LOC120413705, whose product MFTRTVSLCSSAVFRRLLPALPTTLRPIHTTGFVAAKKFVDAENDFAHQVIQRGILAPSGTVRDFAASETELLDRLSQVVAECRNEGVCISEERFDDFARGLAEKVPEFGYEELVRVLNLLVEMGPTPAVDTRNYARIWNAVDAACLRRVPEWDTDRLLFMADQWYPLRLAKVGRFVGKAVWKISGKMRKLNKDQLVKTVFYINLTRVPVENMVDIEINLKKNFYNFGIDDLSVLCMGFFKTMTPVRSVELIERIYQLTIHHAGDVQDISLAAILKLLRYSSRIAHAQSMERLLSTFVPQVPRLSLFCCLHLALLGTDIHLCHQPILEAIIDRFSQNIKQLRLKDMERIVFALAHFNMDLPSQKDLNLMRAIQSELPTRIHEITTYPKSYLSLLNFLTLKEIYSEELITAAFDRRFLQMTYGRNVAGAGREVIALNSFLRINAPTYSGNLFPEKPLKVVAKLTQDYVPSTEYRLTKSDRMLLEIQSTFTQRHRFAHIIHVLPHYQRPDVIALFNETTGAFEDVEAHCPPQYSGAILSRECLLGERGANEKGLRLVAIVAGSWNCYVRDQHRFTGGFAMKLKQLAAVGYETVVIPWHEWPTFAPESRDGYLFDKLNPLLNNPKSTV is encoded by the coding sequence atgttcacCCGAACCGTTTCGCTCTGCTCATCCGCGGTATTCCGTCGGCTCCTCCCGGCTCTCCCCACCACCTTGAGGCCCATCCACACGACCGGATTTGTAGCGGCCAAAAAGTTCGTCGACGCGGAAAATGACTTCGCGCACCAGGTGATTCAAAGGGGAATCCTTGCGCCCAGCGGAACAGTTCGGGATTTCGCTGCAAGCGAAACGGAACTGCTGGATCGGTTATCACAGGTGGTCGCGGAGTGTCGGAACGAAGGGGTTTGTATCTCGGAGGAACGGTTCGATGATTTCGCGAGGGGGCTTGCGGAGAAGGTTCCGGAGTTTGGGTACGAGGAGCTGGTGCGGGTGTTGAATCTGCTGGTGGAGATGGGGCCGACTCCGGCGGTGGACACGCGGAATTATGCGCGCATTTGGAACGCGGTTGATGCGGCTTGTTTGAGGAGGGTTCCGGAGTGGGACACGGACCGGTTGCTGTTTATGGCGGACCAGTGGTACCCGTTGAGGTTGGCGAAGGTGGGGAGGTTTGTGGGGAAGGCCGTGTGGAAGATTAGTGGCAAGATGAGGAAGCTGAACAAGGATCAGCTGGTGAAGACGGTGttttatattaatttgacgCGGGTTCCGGTGGAGAACATGGTCGACATTGAGATCAACTTGAAGAAGAACTTTTACAACTTTGGAATTGATGATTTGTCGGTGCTTTGTATGGGATTCTTCAAGACTATGACGCCGGTTCGGAGTGTGGAACTTATTGAGAGGATTTACCAACTGACGATTCATCACGCGGGTGATGTTCAGGACATAAGTTTAGCAGCGATTTTGAAACTGCTCCGCTACTCTTCAAGAATCGCTCATGCCCAGTCCATGGAACGACTGCTGTCCACCTTCGTCCCACAAGTCCCCCGGTTATCACTGTTCTGCTGTCTTCACCTGGCCCTGCTAGGAACCGACATCCACCTCTGCCACCAACCAATCCTGGAAGCCATCATCGACCGCTTCTCCCAGAACATCAAACAACTCCGCCTCAAAGACATGGAGCGCATCGTGTTCGCCCTGGCCCACTTCAACATGGATCTCCCAAGCCAAAAAGACCTCAACCTCATGCGCGCCATCCAATCGGAACTCCCCACCCGAATCCACGAAATCACGACCTACCCCAAGTCCTACCTCTCCCTTCTGAACTTCCTCACCCTCAAAGAAATCTACAGCGAAGAGCTCATCACGGCCGCCTTCGACCGGCGCTTCCTCCAGATGACCTACGGCCGCAACGTGGCCGGCGCCGGCCGCGAAGTCATCGCCCTCAATTCCTTCCTGCGCATCAACGCCCCAACCTACTCCGGCAACCTCTTCCCGGAAAAACCCCTCAAAGTGGTCGCCAAACTGACCCAGGACTACGTCCCCAGCACCGAGTACCGCCTAACCAAATCCGACCGCATGCTCCTAGAAATCCAGTCGACCTTCACCCAACGCCACCGCTTCGCCCACATAATCCACGTACTCCCGCACTACCAACGCCCGGACGTGATCGCCCTCTTCAACGAAACCACCGGCGCCTTTGAGGACGTGGAAGCGCACTGTCCGCCGCAGTACTCGGGTGCCATCCTGAGCAGGGAGTGCTTGCTGGGGGAGCGAGGAGCGAACGAGAAGGGGCTGAGGCTGGTGGCGATCGTGGCCGGGTCGTGGAACTGTTACGTGCGCGATCAGCACCGCTTTACCGGCGGGTTCGCGATGAAGCTGAAGCAGCTGGCGGCGGTGGGGTACGAGACGGTGGTG